A genomic window from Phyllopteryx taeniolatus isolate TA_2022b chromosome 2, UOR_Ptae_1.2, whole genome shotgun sequence includes:
- the LOC133469136 gene encoding gamma-secretase subunit Aph-1b-like isoform X3, translated as MTVAVFFGCTFIAFGPAIALFLFTIAREPLRVIFLIAGAFFWLVSLLLSSLVWFISVQETFRFAYYKLLKKANEGLLTLSQEETMPISIRQLAYVSGLGFGFMSGAFSVVNILADSVGPGTIGIHGDSQHYFLSSAFMTMAIILLHMFWGVVFFDACEKQQWWAVATVVISHLVVSCLRTCFYCCLHVLSKCRTEPSDFTRCRINRLGLYHDFDRNKHIFTFLH; from the exons ATGACGGTGGCAGTGTTTTTTGGCTGTACCTTCATTGCCTTCGGCCCTGCAATCGCTCTGTTCCTGTTTACCATCGCCCGGGAGCCTCTGCGGGTCATCTTCCTCATAGCAGG AGCGTTTTTCTGGCTTGTCTCTCTCCTATTGTCCTCTCTGGTTTGGTTTATCTCCGTTCAG GAGACCTTCCGCTTCGCTTATTATAAACTGCTGAA GAAAGCAAACGAAGGCCTCCTCACCCTCAGTCAGGAGGAAACCATGCCCATCTCTATCCGACAACTGGCCTACG TGTCTGGCCTTGGCTTTGGATTCATGAGTGGCGCGTTCTCCGTGGTGAACATTCTGGCTGACTCTGTTGGCCCGGGCACCATCGGGATCCATGGAGACTCGCAGCACTACTTTTTGTCTTCAG CATTCATGACGATGGCCATTATCCTTCTCCACATGTTCTGGGGTGTGGTCTTCTTTGATGCCTGTGAAAAGCAGCAATGGTGGGCAGTTGCTACCGTTGTCATCAGTCACTTGGTCGTTTCCTGTCTG AGGACTTGCTTCTACTGCTGTTTACATGTTTTGAGCAAATGCCGTACTGAACCAAGTGACTTCACACGATGCAGGATCAATCGACTGGGATTATATCATGATTTTGACaggaataaacacattttcacatttctgcATTGA
- the LOC133469136 gene encoding gamma-secretase subunit Aph-1b-like isoform X1: protein MTVAVFFGCTFIAFGPAIALFLFTIAREPLRVIFLIAGAFFWLVSLLLSSLVWFISVQVSNKDSAVQQKGLLIFGVVLSVLLQETFRFAYYKLLKKANEGLLTLSQEETMPISIRQLAYVSGLGFGFMSGAFSVVNILADSVGPGTIGIHGDSQHYFLSSAFMTMAIILLHMFWGVVFFDACEKQQWWAVATVVISHLVVSCLRTCFYCCLHVLSKCRTEPSDFTRCRINRLGLYHDFDRNKHIFTFLH, encoded by the exons ATGACGGTGGCAGTGTTTTTTGGCTGTACCTTCATTGCCTTCGGCCCTGCAATCGCTCTGTTCCTGTTTACCATCGCCCGGGAGCCTCTGCGGGTCATCTTCCTCATAGCAGG AGCGTTTTTCTGGCTTGTCTCTCTCCTATTGTCCTCTCTGGTTTGGTTTATCTCCGTTCAGGTAAGTAATAAGGACAGTGCGGTTCAGCAGAAAGGACTCCTCATATTTGGCGTGGTGCTGTCCGTCCTCCTGCAGGAGACCTTCCGCTTCGCTTATTATAAACTGCTGAA GAAAGCAAACGAAGGCCTCCTCACCCTCAGTCAGGAGGAAACCATGCCCATCTCTATCCGACAACTGGCCTACG TGTCTGGCCTTGGCTTTGGATTCATGAGTGGCGCGTTCTCCGTGGTGAACATTCTGGCTGACTCTGTTGGCCCGGGCACCATCGGGATCCATGGAGACTCGCAGCACTACTTTTTGTCTTCAG CATTCATGACGATGGCCATTATCCTTCTCCACATGTTCTGGGGTGTGGTCTTCTTTGATGCCTGTGAAAAGCAGCAATGGTGGGCAGTTGCTACCGTTGTCATCAGTCACTTGGTCGTTTCCTGTCTG AGGACTTGCTTCTACTGCTGTTTACATGTTTTGAGCAAATGCCGTACTGAACCAAGTGACTTCACACGATGCAGGATCAATCGACTGGGATTATATCATGATTTTGACaggaataaacacattttcacatttctgcATTGA
- the LOC133469136 gene encoding gamma-secretase subunit Aph-1b-like isoform X2, whose amino-acid sequence MTVAVFFGCTFIAFGPAIALFLFTIAREPLRVIFLIAGAFFWLVSLLLSSLVWFISVQVSNKDSAVQQKGLLIFGVVLSVLLQETFRFAYYKLLKKANEGLLTLSQEETMPISIRQLAYVSGLGFGFMSGAFSVVNILADSVGPGTIGIHGDSQHYFLSSAFMTMAIILLHMFWGVVFFDACEKQQWWAVATVVISHLVVSCLVSDVRGEGGLVAHAEKTQDRLRRPLCDHVSSSHTENRKLSNK is encoded by the exons ATGACGGTGGCAGTGTTTTTTGGCTGTACCTTCATTGCCTTCGGCCCTGCAATCGCTCTGTTCCTGTTTACCATCGCCCGGGAGCCTCTGCGGGTCATCTTCCTCATAGCAGG AGCGTTTTTCTGGCTTGTCTCTCTCCTATTGTCCTCTCTGGTTTGGTTTATCTCCGTTCAGGTAAGTAATAAGGACAGTGCGGTTCAGCAGAAAGGACTCCTCATATTTGGCGTGGTGCTGTCCGTCCTCCTGCAGGAGACCTTCCGCTTCGCTTATTATAAACTGCTGAA GAAAGCAAACGAAGGCCTCCTCACCCTCAGTCAGGAGGAAACCATGCCCATCTCTATCCGACAACTGGCCTACG TGTCTGGCCTTGGCTTTGGATTCATGAGTGGCGCGTTCTCCGTGGTGAACATTCTGGCTGACTCTGTTGGCCCGGGCACCATCGGGATCCATGGAGACTCGCAGCACTACTTTTTGTCTTCAG CATTCATGACGATGGCCATTATCCTTCTCCACATGTTCTGGGGTGTGGTCTTCTTTGATGCCTGTGAAAAGCAGCAATGGTGGGCAGTTGCTACCGTTGTCATCAGTCACTTGGTCGTTTCCTGTCTGGTGAGTGATGTGCGAGGGGAAGGCGGGTTGGTGGCTCACGCTGAGAAAACGCAAGATCGCCTACGCCGGCCGCTTTGCGATCATGTATCCAGTTCACATACTGAAAACCGAAAACTATCAAACAAGTGA